CAGAACCCACTGCCACCTCTTCGCTGTGGCGGTCGTTCGAACCAACCACGACCGCGATCATTATCTTGCGCATACCGACGCTTGCCGGCCCGATGCCGTCGAGCGCCATGGCCGGGGCGCGAGGAAACGACGACTGGATCGCTTCGAGCGTTGCCTCGCCGATCAATCGCAGCCGCGCCGACTCTGCGATCGGTCCCGCGGCGACACCGACATGCTCCTCTTCCTTGTACGAGAGTTTGACGGTGATGGTCGTCCGTGCGCCTTCTGGCTCTTCGACGACCTCGACGAGCGCAGGACGTTGACGCGCATCGAGGGTGCTGTTCGGGGCGTTGATCTGAACCACCGAAACGACACGCCGGTCAATTGATTCACCGAATTTCGCCATGACGAGTGACTGGACGTCACGAACTACCTGTTTGGCGGTACGGTCAGGCGCTGCCAAGACATGCACTTCAACAATCTTGTTTCCGTCGCGTACGACGCGCACCGCGTCGACGGAGTCGAGCCGCGTCAGCGACTCTTCTATCTCCCGCACCTGCACGTGTACCCGCTTTCCGACTGCGTGACTCCGCAGCGTAGTCGTTCTGTGTCTCGTTGTGTTCGCAGAGAGCAACGCGTTCTGTGGCAACCGACCACTGATCGCGACGACACTTGGAGCAACGCACCAATCGGTCCTTGCGTGTACGGCTATCCCTTCATAGTCTGGTGAAGTCGCCGAGAGGTGATATGACCATCCGGGGTTGAGGACCGAACGGAGCTTCCGTTAAGTGGGGTTGGTCGTGCACGTAAACAACAGAAAATTTTCCTCCTCGTACGAGGTGGAAACCAAGGGTGACGCCCAGATCCGTTCCGACCGAACACCAAGCGTAGCGATTGACCCAGTACCGGCGGCGATGTCGGTGGTGAGAAAGTTCGCAAAAGGGTTGATGTTTAGTGAAAAGTCAGATAGCAAGAATCGCACTGGCCGCTGGTGCATTCGCAACTGCAATGGTCGTGGGAGTGGCTAACTTCCGCGTTGGCTAAGTAACCGTCTCGGAACGGTACTGGGCGTCCCAATCAATGGACTAGTAGTGTTAGTGATCGACCCTCTTAGACAGCGACGGCTTCGGATCCGCTACGCAATCGCGCTCGGCGTTGCGGGTCTTCTTGTACTTTTTACTCTGTTTCTGGTCGGTGGCGTCCCCACGGCCCAAAGCTGGGGTCTGTGGATGCTCTTCGCTCCGGTGTATCTATACCTTGAATGGAATGCGCTGGAGGTCAATGATCGCTTAATCGCGTCACCAGGCGTCATGATCGCAATGACCGCTGCGTTGGCGATCGGCCCAGAAGACGCTTTGGTGTTGGTGCCTCTCATGGTTGCGATCGGACCCATTGCTCCAACAGATGTTCGCTTGCGGCGATGGTTCCAGCCGATTGTCAACTTCGGACAGTTGACGATTTCAGCAGCAGTGATGGTCACAATTCTCGCGATTTGGCTCCCCGAATACCCCCTTGAGCGAACTGATCTGTGGCGCGTCGCGCTGGTCACAATTGCGGGGGCAGGGACGTACACTTTTATCAACTTCCAAGCGGTCACATTGATCGTGCGCAATGTGTTTGGCCGCCGAGATGTGCGGCCCTGGTCCAATCTGCCAAGTATCGTGACGCCAGCGCTGGGGATGGGTTTTGTCGGCGGTCTTCTCGGTGCGGCCTACCACCTCGCAGGGAACGGGATTCTTCCCCTGATCGTGATCGTGTTCTTCGTCGGGCACATGACGTTTGCGTCGTACGCGCAGCTTCGCGAGGCGCAGGAGTCCACCTTGAGAGGTTTCATCAAGGCCCTGGAGGCAAAGGACCTCTACACGCGTGGGCACACCGAACGAGTCGCGTATTTTTCCGAACTCATCGGGCAGAAAATGGGCTTTAACGGGACTCGGTTGGAGGGTCTGAGGTGGGCTGCGCTGATCCACGATGTCGGGAAGCTTGCCGTGCCCCGCGACTTGATTCGTAAGAATGCCCGGCTCACCCGGGAGGAATACGCCCAGATGCAAGAGCATGTGCATCTGGTGGAAGACCTGTTGGCGGCCGTCGACTTCCTCCAGCCGATGGTCGTCTTCGCATCGAACCATCACGCCCACTTTGATGGCGCCGGCTACATCGGCTCACACGAGCACGATGTTGGGAATCTGCCAATGGAGGCCCGGATCCTGGCTGTCGCGGACTCGTTCGACGCAATGACAAGCACCCGTTCGTATCGGGTGGCATTGTCGCAGCCGTACGCATTCGCCGAGCTGCGACGTAACGCTGGTTCGCAGTTTGACCCCGAGGTTGTAGAGGTTCTCATCGAGGTATTGACTTCGAGGGGCGAGGTGTACGGTTCTGTGGACATGGTGGACGATGACGAGGCGCGTCGCATTGCCGAGGAGGGGTGGACGAATGCCTAAAACTGCTTTCCGAACGTTGTCGGTTGCGACTTGGATCGCCATGGTTGCCCTTGGCGTCGTGTTGTACCCGAGCGCAAAGGTGAGCCCGTTGTTGCTGGTCGCGTCGGCTGCGTTGTTGCTGGGTGCGCAGACCATCTCGGTGCCGGCACCGTCGGGGGGAACGGTGTACCTTGGGCTGAGTGTTGCTTCTGCAACGCCGATGCTCACACGCGATACGGTGTCGACGATCGTGATCTTTTCGGTCGGGATGGCGGGCGCCTGGATGGTGCTTACCATCCGTAGGTCCGAGGCCGTCGAGCGCGGCAGCGAGTTTGTTGCCGAGGTAGTCGCTCTAGGGGCATTCGCACTGGCCTACCACGGTGTCGACGAGTGGCTTGTTGTATGGAACGGGTCGAGATCGCTCCAGGTAGGGGTGTCCATTCTTTCGGCAGGCCTCGCCTGGTACTTGGTGCGCGCGGCCCTGCGCTCTCTCACAGGTCTTGAGGAGGGCGATCTGTCGGTTCGATTTCTTTGGCTGCTGGCGCTGGAGGATTGGACCGTTGTAATTTCGCTGCTTGCCTCTGGAGCCATTTTTGGCTTTACGTTTCCATCTATGGGTTGGTGGGCGTTCCCTATCTCAGCGCTGCCGTACCTCTTTAGCCACTCCGCCTTTGTGCGATACCATCAGACTCGGGTCACCTACGGTCAGACGATCCGGGCGTTGGCTCAGATCCCTGAAGTGGCTGGACTTGCGCCCGGTGGGCATTCGTCGCGTACCGCAGACCTTGCCGTGTCGATCGCTCGGGAAATCGGCCTCCATCCTGACGATGTGACGCTGCTTGAGTACGCCGCGCTTATGCACGACATCGGACGGATCACGCTAAACGAACCGGCGATTCTGCGCGCTGGATACACCGAAGAGGACATCGCCCAATGGGGTGCCCAGATCATTGCGGAGGCACCGTATCTTGAGTATGTCGCTCAGGTCGTTGCGGTCCAGCACCATCCCTACCAGCATCACGGTGCAGCTACAGACGAGGACGTGCCGGTGTTGTCGAGGATCATCAAGGTAGCGAGCGCGTACGACCACGCGACTCGCGAAGCAGGTTTTGCACCGATCGATGCAATGGACCAGATTCATCGCGGATCTGACTATGAATTCGACCCGAGAATTGCGGACTCGCTACACCGGGTCCTTGAGCACCGCGGTGTTCTCAACGGCCAAGATGGAACACCGTTGACGCCGCAGAGTTAATGTCCGGAGCGCTTGTAGCTCAGGTCGACCTGCTGACGACAAGGTCGCAGTTCCGACCTCGCACAGGACCCGTATTGGTCAACCTACCGTCTTGCGAATCCTCACGATCTGGCGGCCGACCCCGGTGGAGTTCGCGCTCCTTTTCTGAAGAGGCGGGCAGGCTGGCGGATGTGGTGCTCGATCAGCGTTCCGAGACCAATCGCGAAAAAAATATCACCCAGCGAAATGACGTTTCCTGGCATTGGCAAGACGTCAGCGAGAAACGGCAGGCGTGTCGAGGTATCGAGTAGTACGTGCTTGGCGCCGAGCGGTAGCGAGAAGGTTCCCCCTGCGAGCTCGACTGCTTCGGGTAACACCGGCATGCCCCCGTTGACGGCGATGACAGTGAAATTCATCAGTAGTCCCACCCCGGTCATCCACATACCGGGCGCTGTCCAGTTGGCTGCAACCAGGCCCAAGAGCACGACGTAGCTGGTGAGCACCAGAATCCGTGCGAGCAGCCGCTGGTCAGAGTCCAGGACGCTGGCGGCTATCTGCATGCCAAACCCGACAAAAAGCAGCCACCACCCCCGTATAAACATGTCCGTAAAATTGCCAAGGTTGCCTCCGCGCAACAACGCGATCGCAACCGGAACAATGAGTACGAACACCAGCAACAGCATGAGTAAGAGAGTAGTGCACCGCTGGCGAAGTGCATCTGAGCGCCGTTGACCAACTGGCTGCCTGTGAGGGCTGGTTCGCCGTCGGGCGGGGTCTCTACGCTATTTGAAGTACGTCTCGCCTGCGCTCGTGTTGAAGCGGGCAAGCGACGTGGACCCGCTGGGTCGGCTACCGTCACTCGTGGAGGTACCCGTGGTCCGTTACGAAAGTGGCGGTGGTCGTTGCACGATCACTATTGACGATCCTGATCGGCACAACCCGATGTCGGCAGAGGTCATGGTCGACCTTGTCGGTGCGGTCCGAAGGGCTGCCGACGACGGCGACGTGCGGGTGATCGTGATAACGGGTGCCGGTGACAAGAGTTTTTCTGCCGGAGGTGATCTTGCTGGCGGGTTCGTCGACACTCCGCTCACCGGTCATGAAGGACGCGGTGCGTTGGTGGCGCTTTTTCGGAGTCTTCGGCGGTGTGGGAAACCAACGATTGCCCGGGTAAATGGCCATGCCTTGGGCGGAGGTTTCGGGCTTGCTGCCGCGTGTGACATCACGATCGCCTCGGAGCGTGCAACCTTTGGGACCCCGGAGGTGAACATCGGTCTGTGGCCCATGATGATTTCTGCCGTCCTCAAACCACTCGTGCCTCGCAAGGCGCTGCTAGACATGATGATGACCGGTCGCCGGTTTAGCGCTGACGAAGCGTTGCAGATGGGCATTGCGACGCGGGTCGTTCCGCACGAGGAGCTTGATCACGAAGTGGACAAAACCGTTGATGCCCTGCTTGCAGTGAGTCCGTCGGTGTTGGCTCTCGGCAAGGATTCCTTTTACGCCTTTGCGGATGTGGGGTTCGATGCGGCTCTTGACTCTCTCCATATCGGCTTAACAGCATTGGCAACGACCGATGATGCCCAAGAAGGAGTTCGCGCGTTTGTCGAGAAACGCAGCCCCGAGTGGCGGGGTACGTGAATGCGAGTTGAGGCGGACATGCCGGCACGGGTGTGGAAGCTCGTCGTGCCGATGTATCGCCGCTGTCTCGGTCGGGGTCGGCAGCTTCGCCGTCGAGGACAATCGTTATGAGCTGGTCGAAACGCTGTTCTCCCTCGCTCGGAGTGAACCAATTCGTCAGTTCAAGAGAAACGGAACCGTGCAGCGCTGCCCAGAAGATTCGTGACAAATCTGCTGGATTCGACTTTCTGAACTGGCCCTCTTCTTGCGCTTCTACAAACAACTCAGCAACGATTGTTTGCAGTCGGCGGGCGTCATCTCGATCGTCGGGC
This window of the Acidobacteriota bacterium genome carries:
- a CDS encoding HD-GYP domain-containing protein, with protein sequence MIDPLRQRRLRIRYAIALGVAGLLVLFTLFLVGGVPTAQSWGLWMLFAPVYLYLEWNALEVNDRLIASPGVMIAMTAALAIGPEDALVLVPLMVAIGPIAPTDVRLRRWFQPIVNFGQLTISAAVMVTILAIWLPEYPLERTDLWRVALVTIAGAGTYTFINFQAVTLIVRNVFGRRDVRPWSNLPSIVTPALGMGFVGGLLGAAYHLAGNGILPLIVIVFFVGHMTFASYAQLREAQESTLRGFIKALEAKDLYTRGHTERVAYFSELIGQKMGFNGTRLEGLRWAALIHDVGKLAVPRDLIRKNARLTREEYAQMQEHVHLVEDLLAAVDFLQPMVVFASNHHAHFDGAGYIGSHEHDVGNLPMEARILAVADSFDAMTSTRSYRVALSQPYAFAELRRNAGSQFDPEVVEVLIEVLTSRGEVYGSVDMVDDDEARRIAEEGWTNA
- a CDS encoding HD domain-containing protein, with the protein product MPKTAFRTLSVATWIAMVALGVVLYPSAKVSPLLLVASAALLLGAQTISVPAPSGGTVYLGLSVASATPMLTRDTVSTIVIFSVGMAGAWMVLTIRRSEAVERGSEFVAEVVALGAFALAYHGVDEWLVVWNGSRSLQVGVSILSAGLAWYLVRAALRSLTGLEEGDLSVRFLWLLALEDWTVVISLLASGAIFGFTFPSMGWWAFPISALPYLFSHSAFVRYHQTRVTYGQTIRALAQIPEVAGLAPGGHSSRTADLAVSIAREIGLHPDDVTLLEYAALMHDIGRITLNEPAILRAGYTEEDIAQWGAQIIAEAPYLEYVAQVVAVQHHPYQHHGAATDEDVPVLSRIIKVASAYDHATREAGFAPIDAMDQIHRGSDYEFDPRIADSLHRVLEHRGVLNGQDGTPLTPQS
- a CDS encoding DUF5317 domain-containing protein → MLLLVFVLIVPVAIALLRGGNLGNFTDMFIRGWWLLFVGFGMQIAASVLDSDQRLLARILVLTSYVVLLGLVAANWTAPGMWMTGVGLLMNFTVIAVNGGMPVLPEAVELAGGTFSLPLGAKHVLLDTSTRLPFLADVLPMPGNVISLGDIFFAIGLGTLIEHHIRQPARLFRKGARTPPGSAARS
- a CDS encoding enoyl-CoA hydratase/isomerase family protein is translated as MEVPVVRYESGGGRCTITIDDPDRHNPMSAEVMVDLVGAVRRAADDGDVRVIVITGAGDKSFSAGGDLAGGFVDTPLTGHEGRGALVALFRSLRRCGKPTIARVNGHALGGGFGLAAACDITIASERATFGTPEVNIGLWPMMISAVLKPLVPRKALLDMMMTGRRFSADEALQMGIATRVVPHEELDHEVDKTVDALLAVSPSVLALGKDSFYAFADVGFDAALDSLHIGLTALATTDDAQEGVRAFVEKRSPEWRGT